CCACGAGTCGTCGGGTCAGGACGACAGCCTCGCCGAGATGGCCCGGCGCCAGGGCGGAGCGGGGGACGCTCATCTTCGCCAACTGGTGGCCGAGGCTCACGTGCGGGGTCTCGTGGGCGGGTCGCTCATCAAGCGGGTGACCAGTGGCGTGTCCAGGGGGCAGATGTTGCCCTCGGCCGGTTCGCTGCTGAAGCTCTTCAGTGCCACCAATGTGATGCGCCGCTACGAGATCGGCCTGGAGTTGGCCGGGGAGGGGGCCGCCGCCTGGCCCGAGGGCACCGTCGAGGTGGCCCAGCGGTTGAGTGAGGCCACGCTGTGGCGCCAGGGTCTGTCGCTCGGCGGGGGGAGCAACGAGATCCAGCGCAACATCATCAGTGAGCGCCTTTTGGGGATGCCGCGTGAGTTCGCCGCCGATCGTGACGTGCCCTATCGCGACGTGCGGCGAGGCAGTGCTCGCCGCTGAACCGGGGGCGGTAGTGCTCGGACTACTCTTGCCGGGGGCCAGCCGATCGAAGGGGGCGTGGGGTGCAAGATCCACTGCAGTTCGAGGGGAAGCGGGTAGTGGTTACCGGCGCGGCGTCGGGGATGGGGGCGGCCACTGCGGCGTTGCTCACCGACCTCGGGGCGGAGGTGCACGGGGTCGACATCGCCACCGGGTCAGTCCCGGTGGCGAGTTTTTACCAGTGCGACCTGAGTGATCCAGCCCAGATCGATGCCACCGTGGCGGCCATCGGCGGCCGCGTGGATTCGCTGTTCAACTGTGCCGGCTTGCCTACTACCGCCCCCGGCCAGAAGATCATGGTGGTGAACTACCTCGGTCATCGCCATCTCACCGAGGCCTTGTTGCCGAGCATGCCAACCGGCTCGTCCATCGGTTTCATTTCCTCCGTGGCTGGCATGGGTTGGCAGGGCAACGCCGAACTCCTGTTGGAACTGGCCGCCACGAAGGACTTCGCGGCGGGCCAGGCCTGGTGTGAGGCCCACGACGATGCCATCGCGCTGAACGGCTACGGGTTCTCGAAGGAGGCGATCAACGCCTACGTTTCGTGGCGGGGCTACCAGTTGGCGGCCCAGGTGCGGATCAACAGCATTCAACCCGGTCCCACCGACACCCCCATGATGCCGAGTTTTGTGGAGAGCATGGGCGAGGATTTCTTTGCGAAGTTTCCCAAGCCCGTGGGTCGGAATTCACGCGCTGACGAGCAGGCGTGGGCCATTGTCATGCTGAACAGTCCCCGGTCTAGTTACACCGCCGCCACCAACCTGTTCACCGACGGGGGTTTCACCGGTGGTCTGTTCACCGGCAGTATCGATTTCGCCAGCCTGATGCCCCCCGCCTAGCCCGGGGGTAGTGGCGGGCGGGGCCTAGAGGATGGCGCCGGATTCTTTGAGGGCGCTGATTTGGTCCCAGTCGTAGCCGAGTTCCATCAAGACGAGTTCGGTCTGTTCGCCGTGTTCAGGGGCTCGCTCTACCTGGATCGGCACCTCGTCGAACTGAGCCGGACTGGCCACCAGCGCCACGTCGTCGCCGTTGCCCGCGGTCATGGTGGGTAGGTAGCCATTCGCTTGCACCTGCACATCGTCGTAGAGCTCGTCGAGGGTCTGGAATGGACTCCACACGCCGTCGAAGGTGGCCAGAGTTTCCTTCCAGTACGACAGCGGCTGGCTCTCGAAGGCCGCGTCGAGCCGCCCGATGCACTCCTCGGCGTTCTGGGCCCGCACCCCGGAATCACAGAACTTGGGATCGGTGGCCATGTCGGGGACCCCGAGCCGAACCACGAAGTCGTCCCAGTGTTTGTCGCTCTGGAGAAGGATGAGGCTGATGAAGCGGTCGTCGCTCGTCCGGTAGGTACCCACTCCCGGGTTGGGCGACTTGGTGCGGTCCCCCTGGGGAATCTTGGAGAACCCAAACAGTTTCGAGGCGATGATCATCGGGGAGATCTGCCACATTGCGGTGGCCAACAGGGACACATCCACGATGCTCGTCTCACCGGTTCGTTCCCGTTTCAACAACGCGGCGGCAATGGCCCCGGCAGTGGTGAGTCCGCCCATCACATCGCCGAAGGCCGGGGTGGGTTGGCCCGGCGGCCACCCGCCGGGTCGTTCGGGCATGGTCACCCCTACGCCGCCTCGGGCCCAGAACGAGGCGCCGTCGTACCCGCCCTTCTCCGCGTCCGGTCCTTTCGGGCCTGCCCCCGAACCACGAGCGATCACAATGTTGGGGTTACGGGCGCGGATGTCGTCGGTGTCGATGCGGAGCTTGCGACGAATAGGAGGCAGGTAGTTGGTGAGGAAGACGTCGGCGGTCTCGACAAGCTTCAGGAGGGCTTCCCGCCCGTCGGGGTGGGTGAGGTCGAGGGCCACCGAACGCTTGCCGCGGTTGGGCTGCTCGATCATGAAGTTCACGGCCCCGGCGCCGCCGGGAAGTAGGCCGGAGGTGATGAGGCCGCGCTGGGGATCGCCGCCGGTGACGGGTTCAACCTTGATGACCTCAGCACCCCAGTCCACGAGGACCGAACCCCCCGAGGGGATGAACATCCAACTAGCAACCTCGATGACGCGGATCCCGTCGAGCGGTCCAGGCACTGGTGTCTCCTTGTGTGGGGCGACCGGTCAGGCCGGCCAGCCAACGGTCTTGGTTTCGGTAAAGATTTCCAGGCCCTCCAGGCCACACTGCCGGCCGATGCCCGACTGCTTGTAGCCGCCAAAGGGGGCATCGGCGCCGTACCAGATGCCGCCGTTGAGGCCGAGGGTTCCGGTGCGGATGCGGCGAGCCACGGCCTTGGCGCGATCGAGCGAGCCGGAGGTGATCATTCCGCTGAGGCCGTAGGCACTTTCGTTGGCGATACGCACAGCGTCGTCGTCGTCGTCAAAGGGAATCATCACCAGCACCGGGCCGAAGATTTCCTCTTGGGCGATGGTCATGGTGTTGTCGACGTCGGCGAACAGGGTGGGCTCCACGTACCAGCCGGTGGGTAGATGGGCCGGCGTACCGCCCCCCACCACGAGCCGGGCCCCTTCTTGTTGGCCCACCTCGATGTAGCCAAGCACCCGCTCCCGTTGTTGGGCCGACACGAGGGGACCCATGAGGTTGGAGGCATCAGTGGGGTCGCCGTAGGCCACGTTGGCGAACCCCACCGCCGCGCTCTCGACGGCTTCGTCGTAGTGACGGCGGGGCACCATGAAGCGAGTGGGCATGGCGCATCCTTGCCCGCCGTGGAAGCACATCGACGCCGCCAGGGCCCCGGCGTTGGTGAAGTCGGCGTCGTCGAGCATGAGGTTCACGCTCTTGCCGCCGAGTTCGAGGAAGACGGGTTTGAGGTGCGCCGAGGCGGCCTGCATCACTCGCTTGCCGGTGGCCGTCGAGCCGGTGAAGGCCACCATGTCCACCAGGGGAGAGGTGGTGAGGACCTCCCCCACGAGGTGGTCCGCTGAGGTGACGATGTTCACCACTCCCGGCGGGATGTCGGTGTGCTCGGCGATCAGCCGACCGATGCGGGTGGCGTTCCAGGGGGTGTCGGGGGCGGGCTTGAGCACGCAGGTGTTCCCCATGGCGAGCACGGGACCGAGTTTGTTGAGGATGATCTCGATCGGGAAGTTCCAGGGCACGATCACCCCCACCACCCCAATCGCCTCCTTCCACACTTCGCGCTCGGTCATCCCCATACCGAAGGGATCATTGGGGCCCAGTGAGCGCCGCCAGGGAAAGGTATCGATCTGCTCGGCGGGCCAGGTGAGGGCATCGCGCAGGGGGGTGTCGAGTTGCGGGCCGTAGGTGATGAGAACCGGACAACCGACCTCGGCGACCAGTTCGGCTCGCAGTTCCTCTTTCTCCTGCTCGATGGCATCTCGCAACTGGAACAGACACTGCCGACGGAAGGCGTGATCGGTGGCCCAGGAGGTGGAGTCGAACGCCCGCCGCGCCGCCGCAATGGCGGCTTCCATGTCGGCGCGGGTCCCATTGGCCACAGTGCCCATGACCGCTTCGGTGGCGGGATTGACGTTGTCGAACCGACCGCCATCGCTGGCTTCCACCAACCGCCCGTCGATCAACATTCTTACGTCACCCATCACCACTCCAGTTCGAGGTTTTCGACGGCTCGCAGGCCTTGTGAGTACTCCAGTTGTACGCCCTTCTTCACGTGATACTCGGGGATGGCGTGATGCCATTCCTCCAGTGTCACCCGCAACTCCATGCGGGCCAGGTGTGAGCCCAAGCAGCGATGGGCGCCACCCCCGAACGCGATATGCCGGTTCTCCAGTCGGTCGAAGTCGATCGTGTCGACCTCCGGCCAAACGCGCTCGTCGGTGTTGGCTGAGCCGAGCATCAGGGTGACGACCTTGCCCTTGGCAATGGGGCAGCCGGCGAGTTCGGTGGCTTCGGTGGTAACCCGCACCACGCCCTGCACCGGTGATTCCCAGCGCAACATCTCCTCGATGGCGTGGGGGATCAGGGATGGATCCTCTACCAGCGCTCGCCGATGGTCATCGTGTTGTGCCAGGAAAGCGAGCATGCAGTCCAAGGAGGCGGTCACCGTGTCCAGGCCGGCGAGAAAGAAGAGGTACCCGATGTCGAGCACCTCGTTGGTGGTGAGGCGCTGTCCGTCTACCTCGGCGTCGAGGAACCGGGAGATGAAGTCGTCGGAGCGCTCTTCTTGGCGCGCGTCGATGGCCTCTTGGAGCACCGCATAGATCTGCTGGCCCACCTTGTCGGTGTAGGCCACTCGTTCTTCGCTAGTGGTCACCGGGGGTCGGATGATTCCGTCTTTTAGTTTGATAAATTCGTCGGCCCGGTCCACGGGGAGGCCGAGCAGTTGGAGGAACACGGTAGTGGGCAGCGGTTCCGCCACCGCGGTGTGGAAGTTGCACCCGCCCTGGTCGGCTACCGAGCGCACGAGGTTGCGCACGAGGGTGCGCGTCTGGTCTTCGAGTAGGGCGATTTGCTTGGGGGCGAAGATCGGGTCGAGCAGTTTGCGGTAGTTGCGATGGTGGGGTGGGTCGATCTGGAGGGGGATCAGGGGGCGTACCTGTCCGATGGCTACCGCATCGATGCCGGAACTGAAGGTTTCCGGATGCTGGAGTACGTAGCGCACATCGGCATCGCCCCCCACGATCACCATGCCGATCTCTTCGCCCATGTCGATGGCCGCTCCGGCATCGCGCAACAGCTTGAACATCGGTTGGGGGTGGGCGAGCGCCACCGGATCAGCCTCGCCCCCCATCATGCTTAGGTCGGACATCGGGTTCCCCTCATCAACCGCTAGTGGCGCTCATCCCCTGGTTTAGTAGAAATCTAACGTTGGTGTCACAAACGACACCTAGGTTGGATCGGCGGCCCGCACGGTGTGCTTTTCGGCGGGAACGATGGCGGGCGCTTCCTTCCACAGCGGGATACCGTCTTCCGGCTTGGCGGCCGGCCACTGGTCCTCATGTACCTCGGCCCAGTGCGAGTGGTTGAGTTGGTGAAGGGTGAAGCAGGCGTTGAGGCTGTTGTAGAAGCCTTGGTTGTCCTGCGTTTCGTTCACCGACTCTTTGATCAGCAGCGCCGTCATGGTGGGGAGCGCGGCGATGCGACGGGCGAAGGCCAAGGTGGAGTCCTCGAGTTCGTCGCGGGGGAATACCTTCGACACCATGCCGAGGCGGTGCGCTTCGTGGATGTCGATGCTGTCACCGGTGAGCATCAGCTCTTTGGTCTTGCGGGCGCCAAACTCCCAGGGGTGGGCGAAGTACTCCAGTCCACACATGCCCAGGCGGGTGCCCACCACATCGGCGAAGACCACGTCGTCGGAGCCCACGATGAGATCACACGCCCACGTGAGCATCAGACCGGCGGCGAACACCGTGCCCTGCACCTGAGCGATGGTTATCTTGCGGAGGTTCCGCCAGCGGCGGGTGTTTTCGAAGTAGTAGTGCCACTCCTGCAGCATCCGCTTCTCCGCTCCCGAGCGGGTGGCTCCGTTGATGAAACTGGTGGGGTGGGTGGCGTACTCCTCCCGGGCGGCCTTGGATCCCATGTCGTGTCCCGAGGAGAACAGGGGACCAGTGCCGCCGAGGATGACCACCCGACAGGTGTCGTCGGCTTCGGCGCGCAGGAAGGCGTGGTCAAGCTCCACCAGTAGGCCGCGATTCTGAGCGTTGCGGGCTTCGGGGCGGTCGAGGAGGATGCGCACGATGGCACCGTCGTCGTGGGTCTCGTACTGCAGGTATTGGTACTCGGTCATTGGTCTCCCTCTCGGTTCCACACGCGGCGTCACCCGAGGTGACCTAGGGGTCCGACACTAGGAGACGCGGCTACCCGGCGGGGCGGGGACCGGCGTGTTCAGTCCACGACGTGGTCCACCAGTCCCCACGCCAGGGCGGTGAAGGCCGAGATGGGGTGGCGCGTGAGGGCGAGCAGGGCGGTTCGGTGACGTCCGATTCGACGGGGCAGGCTCACGGTGCCACCCGCTCCGGGTATGAGGCCCAGGCCCAGCTCGGGCAGGGCGATGGTGGTGGACGCGCGGGCCACCACTTGCCCGCCAAAGGCGGCCAGTTCGATTCCGCTGCCGATGCAGGAGCCGTGGAGGTGCACGGTGGTGCGATGGGCCAGGGGGTCGAGTACCGCACCGATGCTCAGGGCCAGGCGGATGAGGTGGCCGCTGGTGGGATCGGGGGTGGTGCCGAACTCGTCGAGGTCACCGCCGGAGCAGAACGATGCTCCCGCCCCCCGCAGTGTCACCCTCACCGCAGGATCCGCGGTGGCGATGGCCAGCGCGTCGAGTAACCCGTCGCGCATCTCAACTCCGAGGGCATTGTGTCGCTCCGGGCGATGGAGTTCGATGGTCAACACATCTCCCTGGCGTTCCACTCGCACGGCCGCAGTGGCGACGGGTGCACGGTTTCGCCTCGGGGTGGTGGCCCGCCAGTGCAAGAACTCCGGCCCGCCCTGCAACGCCGAGTAGGTGGCTGATTCGGCGAGAAGGCCCTCGTGGGTGGATCTCCCTTCGGCCCCCCGCAAGAGAATGGCGAGGGCCGTGCTGGCTAGCGGGGCTCGTTCCGCGGTGGCGATGATGGCGAGGATGTCCTCGTCGCGATAGGCGACGACATCGGCCCAGGCGCCGGGTTCCTGACCCACCACGATGCAGGGCTGGACATCGAGAGCGGGAGTTCCGTGCGGGGGTATCCCCTTCACCACGATGACGTCGCCGAGGCCGCCTTCACTCCGGGCGGCGAGGAAGGCACCGCATTCTCGACCGGATAGCTCAATCACGGCCATTTCGTCAGCCTAGCGATGGGCGCCGATAGTGCCGGGGGGACCACCGGGCACTATCGGCGATGGGCATCAGGCACCTCGGACGCCCCGCAGGCCGCGCCAGGCCATGTCCGCCACCAATCGGGCGAGGTCGTCGGCGGCTTCTTCGGAGCCCTCGCGTATCCAGAGTCGGCTAGTCCCCTCGGCGAGCCCGACGAGGCCGTGGGCGAGTTGTCGTCGTTGGGGCGGCGTGAGACCCGGTACATCGATGAGGGTGGCGATGGCCTCGGCGATGGCTCCTTCCACCTTGGCTACCTGGTCGGCGAACTCGTCGTCTCGGCGGGTACCGCCACCAAAGAGCACTTGGAAGGCGGCCTGGTTCCCTTCCACCCATTCGAAGTAGGCGATGAAGCCGAGTTCCACCTGTTCATGTGGCGACTGGGCGGTGGTGGTGGCGGTGGTGATGGCCTCGAGCAAGTGGGCTCCGACGTCGGTCAGTACCTCGCGGTAGAGGTCGCGCTTGGACCGAAAGTGCTGATAGAGCACGGGTTTGGTGACGCCGGCCGCTTCGGCCACGTCGTTCATGGACGCGGGGTGCAAGCCCTGCTCCCCGAACACGGTGAGGGCCACATCGAGGAGTTGCTGGCGCCGGCGGGCGGCCGGGAGACGCTCGGTCACAGGGCGCTCGCGGGTGGGGGGTGTCACGCCAGGAAGCGTAGGCCTTGCCCGTCACTGCTTCGGGTCAGGGGGTGCTGGCCTCAGTGGGTGTGGGTGATGAGGCTGCGGGCAACCTCGCCGCCTTGCATGTCGAGGAAGGCCTGGTTCACGCCGTCGACGCCGATCTCCTTGGAGATCAACTCCTCCAGCATGAGTTTGCCCTCTCGGTAGAGCCCAATGAGCTTGGGCACGTCTTCTCGCACGTTGGAGGAGCCGTACCAGCAGCCCTTTACGGTCTTGGAGAGGTACAGGAACGTGAAGGCAGCGTTCAGGTTGAGCATCACGTCCATGCGGGGCACGCCCACGAGAATGGCCTCGCCGCCGGAGCGTGTCATGTTGATGGCTTGTTCGATGGTGGGGCCGAGTCCGATGACCTCGAAGGACACATCGGCGCCGCGGCCTTCGGTGAGGGCCATCACCGCGCCAACGGGATCGCCCTCGCCGGCGTGGATGAGATCAGTGGCGCCGAACTGCTCGGCCATTTTGAGTTTCGACTCGAACATGTCGATGGCAATGATTCGGGTGGCCCCGGCGATTTTGGCACCCTGGATCACGTTGAGGCCGACGCCGCCGCAGCCCACTATCGCGACGCTGTCGCCCGGGCGAATGGAGGCCGTATTGAGGGCAGCTCCCACCCCGGTGAGTACCCCGCAGCCGATAAGGGCAGCGAAGCGCAGGTCGATGTCGTCATCGATTTTCACGAGGGAGATCTCCGGGACGATGGCGTAGTTGCCGAACGTTCCGCACATGGTCATCTGGCGCAGGGGCTCACCGGCGAGGCTCAGCCGGGTGGTGCCGTCGAGCATTCCGCCCGCCGCGATCATGGCGCTCTTCTCGCACAGGTAGGACTGTCCGCGTTCGCAGCAGTAGCAGGCACCGCAGGAGGGGATGAAGGACAGCACGACGTGGTCGCCGGGCTTCAGACTCGTGACGCCTTCCCCTACTTCCTCGATGATGCCAGCGCCCTCGTGGCCCAGCACGATCGGCGTGGGGAGGGGCATCGTGCCGTTCTGGACCGACATGTCCGAGTGGCAGACCCCGGAGGCCACGATTTTCACCTTGGCCTCGCCCGGTCCGGGGGCGGCGATTTCAATGTCATGGTGGACTACGAGGTCGTCGTCGACCGCTTTCAGCACGGCTGCGGTAATCATGATCAGTCCCCCTGGGTATGAGTAGTTCAGGGTCCGAGCGTGCCACTCCGCTCGGAGGCGGGCAAACCGGCCTCGGCGGTTACAGGCCGCGGGCGCGGTCGTCCCGCTCGGCAGCTTTGATGCCGTAGCCAAATACGATGGCGGGGGCGAGCACGATCGAGCCCACCACGATGGTGGCCACCACGATGGTGCGCACGGCACCGTCGAA
The Acidimicrobiia bacterium genome window above contains:
- a CDS encoding enoyl-CoA hydratase/isomerase family protein, which codes for MAVIELSGRECGAFLAARSEGGLGDVIVVKGIPPHGTPALDVQPCIVVGQEPGAWADVVAYRDEDILAIIATAERAPLASTALAILLRGAEGRSTHEGLLAESATYSALQGGPEFLHWRATTPRRNRAPVATAAVRVERQGDVLTIELHRPERHNALGVEMRDGLLDALAIATADPAVRVTLRGAGASFCSGGDLDEFGTTPDPTSGHLIRLALSIGAVLDPLAHRTTVHLHGSCIGSGIELAAFGGQVVARASTTIALPELGLGLIPGAGGTVSLPRRIGRHRTALLALTRHPISAFTALAWGLVDHVVD
- a CDS encoding aldehyde dehydrogenase family protein yields the protein MLIDGRLVEASDGGRFDNVNPATEAVMGTVANGTRADMEAAIAAARRAFDSTSWATDHAFRRQCLFQLRDAIEQEKEELRAELVAEVGCPVLITYGPQLDTPLRDALTWPAEQIDTFPWRRSLGPNDPFGMGMTEREVWKEAIGVVGVIVPWNFPIEIILNKLGPVLAMGNTCVLKPAPDTPWNATRIGRLIAEHTDIPPGVVNIVTSADHLVGEVLTTSPLVDMVAFTGSTATGKRVMQAASAHLKPVFLELGGKSVNLMLDDADFTNAGALAASMCFHGGQGCAMPTRFMVPRRHYDEAVESAAVGFANVAYGDPTDASNLMGPLVSAQQRERVLGYIEVGQQEGARLVVGGGTPAHLPTGWYVEPTLFADVDNTMTIAQEEIFGPVLVMIPFDDDDDAVRIANESAYGLSGMITSGSLDRAKAVARRIRTGTLGLNGGIWYGADAPFGGYKQSGIGRQCGLEGLEIFTETKTVGWPA
- a CDS encoding CoA transferase, which translates into the protein MPGPLDGIRVIEVASWMFIPSGGSVLVDWGAEVIKVEPVTGGDPQRGLITSGLLPGGAGAVNFMIEQPNRGKRSVALDLTHPDGREALLKLVETADVFLTNYLPPIRRKLRIDTDDIRARNPNIVIARGSGAGPKGPDAEKGGYDGASFWARGGVGVTMPERPGGWPPGQPTPAFGDVMGGLTTAGAIAAALLKRERTGETSIVDVSLLATAMWQISPMIIASKLFGFSKIPQGDRTKSPNPGVGTYRTSDDRFISLILLQSDKHWDDFVVRLGVPDMATDPKFCDSGVRAQNAEECIGRLDAAFESQPLSYWKETLATFDGVWSPFQTLDELYDDVQVQANGYLPTMTAGNGDDVALVASPAQFDEVPIQVERAPEHGEQTELVLMELGYDWDQISALKESGAIL
- a CDS encoding SDR family oxidoreductase; protein product: MQDPLQFEGKRVVVTGAASGMGAATAALLTDLGAEVHGVDIATGSVPVASFYQCDLSDPAQIDATVAAIGGRVDSLFNCAGLPTTAPGQKIMVVNYLGHRHLTEALLPSMPTGSSIGFISSVAGMGWQGNAELLLELAATKDFAAGQAWCEAHDDAIALNGYGFSKEAINAYVSWRGYQLAAQVRINSIQPGPTDTPMMPSFVESMGEDFFAKFPKPVGRNSRADEQAWAIVMLNSPRSSYTAATNLFTDGGFTGGLFTGSIDFASLMPPA
- a CDS encoding cytochrome P450, producing MMGGEADPVALAHPQPMFKLLRDAGAAIDMGEEIGMVIVGGDADVRYVLQHPETFSSGIDAVAIGQVRPLIPLQIDPPHHRNYRKLLDPIFAPKQIALLEDQTRTLVRNLVRSVADQGGCNFHTAVAEPLPTTVFLQLLGLPVDRADEFIKLKDGIIRPPVTTSEERVAYTDKVGQQIYAVLQEAIDARQEERSDDFISRFLDAEVDGQRLTTNEVLDIGYLFFLAGLDTVTASLDCMLAFLAQHDDHRRALVEDPSLIPHAIEEMLRWESPVQGVVRVTTEATELAGCPIAKGKVVTLMLGSANTDERVWPEVDTIDFDRLENRHIAFGGGAHRCLGSHLARMELRVTLEEWHHAIPEYHVKKGVQLEYSQGLRAVENLELEW
- a CDS encoding Zn-dependent alcohol dehydrogenase, giving the protein MITAAVLKAVDDDLVVHHDIEIAAPGPGEAKVKIVASGVCHSDMSVQNGTMPLPTPIVLGHEGAGIIEEVGEGVTSLKPGDHVVLSFIPSCGACYCCERGQSYLCEKSAMIAAGGMLDGTTRLSLAGEPLRQMTMCGTFGNYAIVPEISLVKIDDDIDLRFAALIGCGVLTGVGAALNTASIRPGDSVAIVGCGGVGLNVIQGAKIAGATRIIAIDMFESKLKMAEQFGATDLIHAGEGDPVGAVMALTEGRGADVSFEVIGLGPTIEQAINMTRSGGEAILVGVPRMDVMLNLNAAFTFLYLSKTVKGCWYGSSNVREDVPKLIGLYREGKLMLEELISKEIGVDGVNQAFLDMQGGEVARSLITHTH
- a CDS encoding TetR/AcrR family transcriptional regulator, whose translation is MTPPTRERPVTERLPAARRRQQLLDVALTVFGEQGLHPASMNDVAEAAGVTKPVLYQHFRSKRDLYREVLTDVGAHLLEAITTATTTAQSPHEQVELGFIAYFEWVEGNQAAFQVLFGGGTRRDDEFADQVAKVEGAIAEAIATLIDVPGLTPPQRRQLAHGLVGLAEGTSRLWIREGSEEAADDLARLVADMAWRGLRGVRGA
- a CDS encoding enoyl-CoA hydratase, coding for MTEYQYLQYETHDDGAIVRILLDRPEARNAQNRGLLVELDHAFLRAEADDTCRVVILGGTGPLFSSGHDMGSKAAREEYATHPTSFINGATRSGAEKRMLQEWHYYFENTRRWRNLRKITIAQVQGTVFAAGLMLTWACDLIVGSDDVVFADVVGTRLGMCGLEYFAHPWEFGARKTKELMLTGDSIDIHEAHRLGMVSKVFPRDELEDSTLAFARRIAALPTMTALLIKESVNETQDNQGFYNSLNACFTLHQLNHSHWAEVHEDQWPAAKPEDGIPLWKEAPAIVPAEKHTVRAADPT